The bacterium DNA segment CGCTGGGATTGTTCCCAAAATGCCTTTTGCACACTCTCGCTCACAGAACTTTTTCACATCGTCCCTGAAAGCATACTTGCTCCAAAGAAGAACAGGAACTGGATGCCAGCTATGAGATTTTAACACAGCAGGTGTGGCATGGTCTCCTGTAACCACCATAACATCGGGCGAAAGCTCAAGCAGGATGGGTAAATACCCATCTATTTCCTCGAGCTTTTTTACTTTCCCCTCAAAATCACCGTCCTCGCCGAGTGAGTCGGTTTTCTTCACATGCACGAAGAAAAAGTCGAAGTAGGGCCATATTTCTTTTATTAATCTGAACTCTTCCTCTATAGAGAAACCGGTTACATCGATGGTTTTCATCCCAACCAGGCTCGCAAGCCCTCTATACATGGGATAGGTTGCTATTCCCGCCGCATCGAGACCATACCTTACATCGAACGATTCTATCTGCGGGAATTTGGCGTATCCGCGAAGTATTACCGTGTTAGCGACCGGCTCATCCGAAAGCACCTCTGTGGCAAGCTTTATGAATTTGTTTATTATCCGCGCGGTCTTCTCAGCTTCTATAGTTAAGGGTTTTGCTGGTTCAGGTGGCATTCCGTTTATTTGTGGGTCCGCATCAGTAACCTTGTCCGAAAGCTCTTTACCGCGAAACACTACCGCAAACCTGTAGTCGAGCCCTGCTTTCATTATCACTTTGACATCTTCTATGAGCTTGATTTTCTCGGAAAGCTTTTTAACGAGTCTCTCGCACTCCTCGGTTGGAATTCGTCCTGCGCGTCTGTCAACTATCTTGCCATCCTTTAATGTGGAGAAATTTCCTCGCACGG contains these protein-coding regions:
- a CDS encoding 2,3-bisphosphoglycerate-independent phosphoglycerate mutase, whose translation is MKNFLPPSLIRKNDTKLILLVIDGLGGTTNEEGFSELDVANLPNLNELASKSSCGLQIPIDYGITPGSAPGHLALFGYDPVKYQIGRGILEALGVGLEVRHGDLAVRGNFSTLKDGKIVDRRAGRIPTEECERLVKKLSEKIKLIEDVKVIMKAGLDYRFAVVFRGKELSDKVTDADPQINGMPPEPAKPLTIEAEKTARIINKFIKLATEVLSDEPVANTVILRGYAKFPQIESFDVRYGLDAAGIATYPMYRGLASLVGMKTIDVTGFSIEEEFRLIKEIWPYFDFFFVHVKKTDSLGEDGDFEGKVKKLEEIDGYLPILLELSPDVMVVTGDHATPAVLKSHSWHPVPVLLWSKYAFRDDVKKFCERECAKGILGTIPALAIMPLMLANALRLKKFGA